From a region of the Halanaerobium hydrogeniformans genome:
- a CDS encoding HD domain-containing phosphohydrolase — MLKVVIIINDLIERAKVKSYLNKINSSQEQFEFKLVAEFNNSSQAINFLYQNRKIDILIIENYLSGIFSGLDFALLAEKEFSYSSIILISEENDNLNLSEYQLNNLNAVLTKVSNSDSFINSLRMTAIKQKQKVKNLAENRKILEDYQKIIDYNNDAIFLLELDEKNNFYYKRMNQSCLELTGYNNRDLKKQKSDDIFSSEIADQLKENIKRCATKKEKVNFQSSLVFSSSRRIWDINLYPIIKNNRVKQIVGSLTDISEIERQKKKLKYCLEHDLLTGLYNKDYFVKKLKHLEQKEDSSFSLIFININSFNLYKNFYGFEKSEKLLTELVEIINKILKSSTLKVFIENAYFAVLLESTSKNKVISVVEELKKEFSKIKLDHIEFDISVLIECNDNNQKSLSDIFNSTIIKLKSIDYNMRNSQKSVFYKSHLNFVEKNNYNDLHHSSNLLELSKKTAVEFNLNSEESRKFMLLAQLHDIGKLAINKNILKKGSSLNKSEWEQYITHVDKSAIFVASYHDLAESYNLIYHHHEHFDGSGYPDGLTGKNISYLNRLFVLVNFFDALKNHLYYPFTKEKYYFASLTNREIIEEIENYKGKIFDPELSDEFIKKLILGDK, encoded by the coding sequence GTGCTTAAAGTAGTTATAATTATAAATGATTTAATTGAAAGGGCAAAAGTTAAATCATATTTAAACAAGATTAATAGCTCTCAAGAGCAGTTTGAATTTAAATTGGTAGCTGAGTTTAATAATAGTTCTCAAGCTATCAATTTTCTTTATCAAAACCGGAAAATCGATATTTTAATTATTGAAAATTACTTAAGTGGAATTTTTTCGGGTTTAGATTTTGCTTTGCTTGCTGAGAAAGAGTTTTCTTATTCCAGTATCATATTGATCAGTGAAGAGAATGATAATTTGAATTTATCGGAATATCAATTAAATAATCTTAATGCTGTATTAACAAAGGTTTCAAATAGTGATAGTTTTATAAATTCTTTAAGAATGACTGCTATAAAACAAAAACAAAAAGTTAAAAATTTGGCTGAAAACAGAAAAATATTAGAAGATTATCAAAAAATAATCGATTATAATAATGATGCTATTTTTCTACTTGAATTAGATGAAAAAAATAATTTTTATTATAAAAGAATGAATCAAAGCTGTTTGGAATTAACAGGTTATAATAACAGAGATCTTAAAAAACAGAAATCAGATGACATATTTTCATCAGAAATAGCAGATCAGTTAAAAGAAAACATTAAACGTTGTGCAACGAAAAAAGAAAAAGTTAACTTTCAAAGTAGTTTAGTATTTTCTAGTTCACGAAGAATTTGGGATATAAATCTTTATCCTATTATTAAAAATAATAGGGTAAAGCAAATAGTGGGCTCATTAACTGATATCAGTGAAATAGAGAGACAAAAGAAAAAATTAAAATACTGTTTAGAGCATGACCTTTTAACTGGCCTTTATAACAAAGATTATTTTGTTAAGAAATTAAAACATTTGGAGCAAAAAGAAGATTCGAGTTTTTCATTAATATTTATTAATATTAATTCTTTTAATTTATATAAAAATTTTTATGGATTTGAAAAATCAGAAAAATTATTGACAGAATTAGTTGAAATAATCAATAAAATTTTAAAAAGTAGTACTCTTAAAGTCTTTATTGAAAATGCTTATTTTGCAGTGCTTTTAGAAAGCACTTCTAAGAATAAAGTCATTTCAGTAGTTGAAGAATTAAAAAAAGAATTTTCAAAAATAAAATTAGATCACATTGAATTTGATATTTCAGTATTAATAGAATGCAATGATAATAACCAAAAAAGTTTAAGCGATATTTTTAATAGCACTATTATTAAATTAAAAAGTATTGACTACAATATGAGAAATAGTCAAAAAAGTGTTTTTTATAAAAGCCACCTTAATTTTGTAGAAAAAAATAATTATAATGATCTACATCACAGTAGTAATTTATTGGAATTAAGCAAAAAAACAGCAGTAGAATTTAATCTTAACAGTGAAGAAAGTAGAAAATTTATGCTTTTAGCACAACTTCATGATATTGGAAAACTGGCAATTAATAAAAATATTTTAAAAAAAGGATCTTCTTTAAACAAATCGGAGTGGGAACAATATATAACACATGTTGATAAATCAGCAATTTTTGTTGCTTCATATCATGATTTAGCAGAAAGCTATAATTTGATTTATCATCACCATGAGCATTTTGATGGAAGTGGATATCCTGACGGTTTAACGGGCAAAAATATTTCTTATTTAAATAGACTCTTTGTGCTTGTTAATTTTTTCGATGCTCTTAAAAACCACCTTTATTATCCTTTTACAAAAGAAAAATATTATTTTGCTTCTTTAACGAACAGAGAAATAATTGAAGAAATAGAAAATTATAAGGGTAAGATTTTTGATCCTGAGCTTAGCGATGAATTCATTAAAAAGCTTATATTAGGGGATAAATAA
- a CDS encoding cation diffusion facilitator family transporter: MLEKNNRYQEGKKVSYISLIANILLAILKISMGFFAGSTALIADGFHSVSDMASTLIVLISIKLSETPADKNHPYGHEKAEALGTNLLAVILIITAVFLSREAFLTLISGEISQPGFVALIVAFISIVAKELLYRYTIIIGKKINSRALIADAHHHRSDALSSIAALIGIAGARMGFTVLDPLAGLVVAVLIFKVGYDILKTTSYELMDGRPSKEKIDIIYKTTKTIEGVIDVSDIKIRSYGPRYIVDLKIVVSGRITVRQGHNIAADVKQKIISENDDVKDVLVHVNPNSVH, from the coding sequence GTGCTTGAAAAAAATAATAGATATCAAGAAGGAAAAAAGGTTTCATATATTAGTTTAATAGCTAATATATTATTAGCAATTCTAAAAATTTCTATGGGCTTTTTTGCAGGTAGTACAGCTTTGATTGCAGATGGATTTCATTCTGTATCAGATATGGCTTCAACTTTAATAGTTTTAATTAGCATTAAACTTTCTGAAACTCCTGCAGATAAAAACCATCCTTATGGTCATGAAAAGGCAGAGGCTCTAGGGACAAATCTTCTGGCAGTTATTTTAATTATAACCGCTGTGTTTCTTAGTCGTGAAGCATTTTTAACCTTAATCAGTGGAGAAATTTCTCAGCCTGGATTTGTAGCGCTTATAGTAGCTTTTATTTCTATAGTTGCTAAAGAGTTATTATATCGTTATACAATTATTATAGGTAAAAAAATAAATAGTAGAGCTTTAATTGCAGATGCTCATCATCATCGTTCTGATGCACTATCTTCTATTGCAGCTTTAATTGGTATAGCTGGAGCTAGAATGGGTTTTACAGTTTTGGATCCTTTAGCTGGTTTAGTGGTAGCAGTATTAATATTTAAAGTAGGTTATGATATATTAAAAACAACCTCTTATGAATTAATGGATGGAAGACCATCAAAAGAAAAAATAGATATAATTTATAAAACGACTAAGACCATCGAAGGTGTAATCGATGTTTCTGATATTAAAATCAGAAGTTACGGGCCTCGGTATATAGTAGACTTAAAAATAGTTGTAAGTGGTCGAATTACAGTTAGACAGGGACATAATATTGCAGCAGATGTAAAACAAAAAATAATTTCAGAAAATGATGATGTAAAAGATGTATTGGTTCATGTCAATCCTAATAGTGTTCACTGA
- a CDS encoding IS256 family transposase: MNSIPEKNSDGQVEFHDLIIELIKNFLENFLKAELTEFLNYEKHEYSGRNSGNSRNGSYLRDFLTQFGSIKGLNVPRDRNGEFQTELFQPYKRYDNWLEEAIINMYANGLSTRYVADWIEQMYGQKYSPTTISNLTNVALEEVKKWKERPLQKRYSVIFIDGMSIKVRRDTVANESVYIIIGINEDGYREILDFYIGATESAALWEEVLSNLKERGVQEVLLGVIDGLPGLKDSFLKVFPKADVQRCIVHKVRNTIVKVRKKDTDEIVKDLKKIYRSPSREFAEKALEEFDFKWSKIYPKVTQSWYVDKDELLTFYKYPESIHKAIYTTNWIERANKEIKKRLKPMNSLPNVQAAEKIIYLKIIEYNSKWSDRKMRGFLAAKDQLHQLFKERY; this comes from the coding sequence ATGAACAGTATACCCGAAAAAAACAGTGATGGTCAAGTTGAATTTCACGATTTAATCATTGAACTCATCAAAAATTTTCTCGAGAATTTCCTCAAGGCTGAATTAACTGAATTTCTAAACTATGAAAAACATGAATACTCAGGTAGAAACTCTGGCAATAGTCGTAATGGATCTTATCTTCGTGATTTCTTAACTCAGTTTGGCAGTATTAAAGGCTTAAATGTTCCTAGAGATAGAAATGGTGAATTCCAAACTGAACTATTCCAACCATATAAACGCTATGATAACTGGCTTGAAGAAGCTATAATAAACATGTATGCTAATGGCCTTTCCACCCGCTATGTAGCTGATTGGATAGAGCAGATGTATGGACAAAAATATAGCCCTACTACTATTAGTAATCTAACTAATGTTGCTCTTGAAGAGGTTAAAAAGTGGAAAGAAAGACCACTTCAAAAACGGTACAGCGTTATTTTTATTGATGGCATGAGCATAAAAGTCAGACGAGATACTGTTGCAAATGAATCTGTATATATTATCATTGGTATCAATGAAGACGGCTATCGTGAAATACTTGATTTCTACATTGGTGCAACTGAATCTGCTGCTTTATGGGAAGAAGTACTAAGTAATTTAAAAGAACGCGGAGTCCAGGAAGTCCTACTAGGTGTTATAGATGGACTCCCAGGACTTAAAGATTCTTTTCTAAAAGTATTCCCTAAAGCGGATGTGCAGCGTTGTATAGTTCATAAAGTGCGTAATACAATAGTCAAAGTTAGAAAAAAAGATACTGATGAAATCGTTAAAGATTTAAAAAAGATCTATAGATCTCCCAGCAGAGAGTTTGCAGAAAAAGCTTTAGAAGAATTTGATTTTAAATGGAGTAAAATCTATCCTAAAGTTACTCAAAGCTGGTACGTAGATAAAGATGAACTATTAACATTTTATAAATATCCAGAAAGCATACATAAAGCCATATACACAACAAACTGGATTGAAAGAGCCAATAAAGAAATCAAAAAAAGATTAAAGCCTATGAATAGTTTGCCTAATGTACAAGCAGCTGAAAAAATAATTTATTTAAAGATTATTGAGTACAACTCAAAATGGTCTGATAGAAAGATGAGAGGATTTTTAGCTGCAAAAGATCAGCTCCATCAACTATTTAAAGAACGATACTGA
- a CDS encoding ankyrin repeat domain-containing protein, whose product MKTKINLSIFFIIVSLLITNPVIAEDLSFIELIKNAGVNEAADAIAEGADVNMVDEDGITPYLAAAAENPYPAVIRLLRREGANIYYRDSSGWTALMYAAAYNNNPEILREVMRFDRNLNLKNEAGNTALHLAAENNKRGNIWYLLRFGADPNLGNNRGVKPLMTAYQARSNHDLIKTLIDWGADVNARDNNGKTVLAYAVSARRNISELDYLLKNEADINLRDDNGKTAIFYAVTDNNLNALDFLLKNGARVNLKDHKGETVLFYAVRRHEDPAYLNLLTSYGAFVNLQSYSGKSVLMSAAKNNSNPKIIELLLAKNADPTARDNNGKRVVDYLEENRSLRGSDVYWELHKLEPDKREIETIELKSKFQAALMSTVIPSAGHAYTESWWPKGALFLLGEGALIGAAINDSDNRNSYLSVFAVLKVFEVIDSLDEAEKLNEEIIDYNQKAEEFNQKFLE is encoded by the coding sequence ATGAAAACTAAAATAAATTTAAGCATATTCTTTATAATAGTTTCATTATTAATAACTAATCCAGTAATAGCTGAAGATCTAAGCTTTATTGAGTTGATAAAAAATGCTGGAGTAAATGAAGCTGCAGACGCAATTGCTGAGGGAGCAGATGTTAATATGGTTGACGAAGATGGTATAACTCCCTATCTGGCAGCTGCAGCAGAAAATCCTTATCCTGCAGTAATTAGATTACTGAGAAGAGAAGGAGCAAATATTTATTATCGTGATTCCTCTGGTTGGACTGCTTTAATGTATGCTGCAGCTTATAATAACAATCCTGAAATTTTAAGAGAAGTAATGCGATTTGATAGAAACTTAAATCTTAAAAACGAAGCTGGTAATACGGCTCTTCATTTGGCTGCAGAAAATAATAAAAGGGGAAATATCTGGTATTTATTAAGGTTTGGAGCTGATCCGAATCTGGGTAATAATAGAGGTGTTAAACCTTTAATGACTGCTTATCAAGCTAGAAGCAATCATGATTTAATCAAAACTCTGATTGATTGGGGAGCAGATGTTAATGCCAGGGACAATAATGGTAAAACTGTACTGGCTTACGCTGTTTCAGCCCGAAGAAATATTTCTGAATTAGATTATCTGCTTAAAAATGAAGCTGATATTAATCTGAGAGATGATAATGGTAAAACAGCAATTTTTTATGCTGTAACTGATAATAATTTAAACGCTCTGGACTTTTTATTAAAGAATGGAGCTAGGGTTAATCTTAAAGATCACAAAGGAGAAACTGTGCTTTTTTATGCTGTAAGAAGACATGAAGATCCTGCTTATTTAAATCTTTTAACATCTTATGGAGCTTTTGTAAATTTACAGTCATACAGCGGCAAAAGTGTTTTAATGTCAGCTGCAAAAAATAATTCTAATCCTAAAATTATTGAGTTACTATTGGCTAAAAATGCAGATCCTACCGCTAGAGATAATAATGGGAAAAGAGTTGTAGATTATCTGGAAGAAAATAGATCTTTAAGGGGTAGTGATGTTTATTGGGAACTGCATAAACTTGAACCTGATAAAAGAGAAATAGAGACCATAGAATTGAAGTCTAAATTTCAGGCTGCTTTAATGTCTACTGTAATCCCTTCAGCAGGCCATGCATATACAGAGAGTTGGTGGCCAAAAGGAGCACTTTTTTTACTTGGAGAAGGAGCTTTAATTGGAGCAGCAATTAATGATAGTGATAATAGAAATTCTTATTTGAGTGTCTTTGCTGTTCTAAAAGTATTTGAAGTTATTGATTCTTTAGATGAAGCAGAAAAATTGAATGAAGAAATAATTGATTATAATCAGAAAGCTGAAGAATTTAATCAAAAATTTCTTGAATAA
- the purH gene encoding bifunctional phosphoribosylaminoimidazolecarboxamide formyltransferase/IMP cyclohydrolase — MSKIKKALISVSNKAGIVDFAKGLKEFDVEIISTGGTGSLLKESGLEVTDISEVTNFPEMMNGRVKTLHPAVHGGILAVRDNKEHLKEIAAQDIETIDLVVCNLYPFAETIKKEGVTLEEAVENIDIGGPTMIRSAAKNHQDVAVVVDPADYDNILNEMKAAEGALNKSKKLKLAYKAFRHTAEYDQLIQDFLSDLALEDKEKEKMPEIRLDRYDKKMDLRYGENPHQKAAFYLERKTNEPSISTAEQLHGKALSFNNINDTDGALELVKEFEDNTAVAVIKHANPCGMALGDNVKDAFLKAHAGDPLSAFGSIVASNRTITAEAASEIAKDDKFVEVVIAPDYEEKALKILKKRWDNVRILKTGELKINYDKPGYSMKKVTGGMLVQDRDLGQTTADELEVVTKKAPTEEEIKDLLFSWKVVKHVKSNAIVMAKEQMVVGVGAGQMSRVDSMIIAGRKAEGRQRDGVVASDAFFPFPDAVEKAAELGIKAIIQPGGSIRDDKVIEACDKLGIAMVFTGKRHFRH; from the coding sequence TTGTCTAAAATCAAAAAAGCTCTCATAAGTGTATCAAACAAAGCAGGAATTGTAGATTTTGCTAAAGGATTAAAAGAGTTTGATGTAGAAATTATATCAACAGGTGGAACAGGTAGTTTGCTAAAAGAAAGTGGACTTGAGGTCACAGATATTAGTGAAGTGACTAATTTTCCGGAAATGATGAACGGTAGAGTAAAGACTCTTCATCCAGCAGTTCACGGTGGAATTTTGGCTGTTAGAGATAATAAAGAACACTTAAAAGAAATTGCTGCTCAAGATATTGAAACGATTGATTTGGTGGTCTGTAATCTATATCCCTTTGCAGAGACAATTAAAAAAGAAGGAGTTACTTTAGAAGAAGCCGTTGAAAACATTGATATAGGTGGACCTACTATGATACGCTCTGCTGCAAAAAATCATCAGGATGTAGCTGTTGTAGTTGATCCAGCTGACTATGACAATATTTTAAATGAGATGAAAGCAGCTGAAGGTGCTTTAAATAAATCTAAAAAGCTTAAGCTTGCTTATAAAGCATTTAGACATACAGCAGAATATGATCAGTTAATTCAAGATTTCTTATCTGACCTGGCTCTTGAAGATAAAGAGAAAGAGAAAATGCCAGAAATTAGACTTGATAGATATGATAAAAAAATGGATCTTCGTTATGGAGAAAATCCTCATCAAAAAGCAGCTTTTTATTTAGAACGAAAAACAAATGAACCTTCAATTTCAACTGCGGAACAACTACATGGTAAAGCACTATCTTTTAATAATATTAATGATACTGATGGAGCTTTAGAACTGGTGAAAGAATTTGAAGATAATACAGCTGTAGCTGTAATTAAGCATGCTAATCCCTGTGGTATGGCTTTAGGAGATAATGTAAAAGATGCTTTTCTCAAAGCACATGCAGGTGATCCGCTTTCTGCTTTTGGTTCAATTGTTGCGTCAAACAGAACTATAACTGCAGAAGCAGCTTCTGAAATAGCAAAAGATGATAAATTTGTAGAAGTAGTGATTGCTCCCGATTATGAAGAAAAAGCACTTAAAATTCTTAAAAAACGCTGGGATAATGTAAGAATTTTAAAAACAGGTGAATTAAAAATAAATTATGATAAACCTGGTTATAGTATGAAAAAAGTAACGGGAGGAATGTTGGTTCAAGACAGAGATCTGGGACAAACTACTGCTGATGAGCTCGAAGTTGTAACAAAAAAAGCTCCTACAGAAGAGGAAATTAAAGATTTATTATTTTCCTGGAAGGTAGTTAAACATGTTAAATCTAATGCTATAGTTATGGCTAAGGAACAAATGGTAGTTGGTGTAGGCGCAGGTCAGATGAGCCGGGTTGATTCTATGATAATTGCTGGTCGTAAAGCAGAAGGACGTCAACGTGATGGTGTTGTTGCTTCAGATGCGTTCTTTCCTTTCCCTGATGCTGTAGAAAAAGCAGCTGAGTTGGGGATTAAAGCAATAATTCAACCTGGTGGTTCAATTAGAGATGATAAAGTTATAGAGGCTTGTGATAAATTAGGGATCGCAATGGTCTTTACAGGAAAAAGACATTTCCGCCATTAA
- the purN gene encoding phosphoribosylglycinamide formyltransferase, translated as MFKIAVFASGRGSNFQSIIDAVNRGEVPAEVKVLLSDKENSGALKRAESEEIENIFINPEHFENQIEYEKEIINILEMAEIDLIVLAGYMRILSPLFVKKYKNKIINIHPSLLPAFKGLNAQKQALDYGVKYSGCTVHFVDEGMDTGPIILQAVVKVEEDDTVEDLAARILKEEHKIYPEAVKLIAENRIKLEGRKVKILKEEK; from the coding sequence GTGTTTAAAATTGCAGTATTTGCTTCTGGAAGGGGCTCTAATTTTCAATCAATAATTGATGCAGTTAATAGAGGAGAAGTTCCAGCTGAAGTTAAAGTTTTGTTGAGTGATAAAGAAAACTCCGGTGCTCTAAAAAGAGCTGAAAGTGAAGAAATAGAAAATATTTTTATTAATCCAGAGCATTTTGAAAATCAAATTGAATATGAAAAAGAAATAATTAATATCTTAGAAATGGCAGAAATAGATTTAATTGTATTAGCAGGATATATGCGAATTTTATCACCTCTATTTGTAAAAAAATACAAAAATAAAATTATTAATATACACCCTTCACTTTTACCTGCATTTAAAGGCTTAAATGCTCAAAAACAGGCTTTAGATTATGGGGTAAAATATAGTGGATGTACAGTTCATTTTGTAGATGAAGGAATGGATACTGGACCGATCATTTTACAGGCTGTTGTTAAGGTTGAAGAAGATGATACAGTTGAAGATCTGGCAGCTAGAATACTAAAAGAAGAACATAAAATTTATCCAGAAGCAGTAAAATTAATTGCAGAAAACAGGATTAAATTAGAGGGAAGAAAGGTTAAAATTTTGAAGGAGGAGAAATAA
- the purM gene encoding phosphoribosylformylglycinamidine cyclo-ligase, with protein sequence MGLNYKESGVDIDAGKKAVNLMKKDVEATHGPEVLNSLGGFGGLFQLDLGKYEKPVLVSGTDGVGTKLKLAFKLDKHDSIGIDLVAMSVNDILAQGAKPLFFLDYLATGKLEPEKTAQIVRGIALGCQESSAALIGGETAEMAGFYKDGEYDLAGFAVGIVDRSKIITGQNIKEGNLIIGLASNGLHSNGFTLARAALFNKAGYDYQEKIPGLENNLGEELLKPTRIYVKSVLSTLEDYYLSINGIAHITGGGLIENIIRILPEQLAAEIDSSKWEQQKIFKIIQEAGKIDDFEMLRTFNMGIGMVLIIDPSDKKEIMSELKAQGESPYQIGEIEKSQDYGMKIKIAGEIIEMG encoded by the coding sequence GTGGGCCTTAATTATAAAGAATCAGGTGTAGATATTGATGCCGGGAAAAAGGCTGTAAATTTGATGAAAAAAGATGTTGAGGCAACTCATGGACCAGAGGTTTTAAATTCTCTGGGAGGTTTTGGTGGGCTGTTTCAGTTAGATTTAGGTAAATATGAAAAACCTGTTCTGGTATCCGGTACAGATGGAGTTGGGACAAAACTTAAGCTTGCCTTTAAACTTGATAAACATGATAGTATTGGGATTGATTTAGTGGCAATGTCTGTAAATGACATTTTAGCCCAGGGAGCAAAGCCATTATTTTTTCTCGATTATTTAGCAACAGGCAAATTGGAGCCAGAAAAGACCGCTCAGATTGTTAGGGGAATAGCATTAGGGTGTCAGGAATCTTCAGCTGCTTTAATTGGTGGTGAAACTGCAGAAATGGCTGGTTTTTATAAAGATGGAGAATATGATTTAGCAGGATTTGCAGTTGGAATAGTAGACAGGTCCAAGATTATTACAGGTCAAAATATTAAAGAAGGTAATTTAATTATTGGCTTAGCTTCAAATGGTCTCCACAGTAATGGCTTTACCCTGGCCAGAGCAGCTTTATTTAATAAAGCTGGCTATGACTATCAGGAAAAAATACCTGGATTAGAAAATAATTTGGGAGAAGAATTGCTCAAGCCAACCAGAATTTATGTGAAATCTGTACTATCTACCCTGGAAGATTATTATCTTTCCATAAATGGAATTGCTCATATTACTGGAGGAGGATTAATAGAAAACATTATCAGAATTTTACCAGAGCAATTAGCAGCAGAAATAGATTCATCAAAATGGGAGCAACAAAAAATATTTAAAATTATCCAGGAAGCAGGAAAAATAGATGATTTTGAAATGTTAAGAACTTTCAATATGGGGATCGGAATGGTCTTGATTATAGATCCTTCAGATAAAAAAGAAATAATGTCAGAATTAAAAGCACAGGGGGAAAGTCCTTATCAAATTGGAGAGATTGAGAAATCGCAAGATTATGGTATGAAGATAAAAATAGCCGGTGAGATAATAGAGATGGGGTGA
- the purF gene encoding amidophosphoribosyltransferase, translated as MGEINNFSNLKIKLSNKNNSYISKQNKQKKKVCSSEMKYRADKMREECGVFGVFNADGKSSAADLSYLGLIALQHRGQESAGICANHEGEFDLHKGMGLVENVFNEEDLLNLKGEMAIGHVRYSTSGSSHLANAQPLLINSIKGDLALAHNGNVANAETLRYNLEMNGSIFHSTLDTEVIAHLVARALEDDIVEALIQSLHQLKGAFSIVAMTKDSLVAIRDPKGFRPLSIGKAGNSYIVASESCAFDIVGAEFVRDVEPGEVVIINENGLKSRKYSGSKESSLCVFEYIYFARPDSNIEGQNVLLARKEMGRQLAKEMDLEADLVIPVPDSGIPAALGFAEESEIEFAQGILRNRYVGRTFIQPSQAIRDLKVRLKLAPIKEIIEGKKVILIDDSIVRGTTSKQIISRIKEAGASEVHMAISSPPVEHPCYFGLDTSRRQELIASRNTVEEIAESIGAVSLHYLSQTGMLKAINTDKKLGFCTACFDGDYPISNKYLIEEEN; from the coding sequence ATGGGAGAAATAAATAACTTCTCTAATTTAAAAATTAAATTATCCAATAAAAATAACAGTTATATAAGCAAACAAAATAAACAAAAGAAAAAAGTCTGCAGTTCAGAAATGAAATATCGAGCAGACAAAATGAGAGAAGAATGTGGAGTTTTTGGTGTTTTTAATGCTGATGGAAAAAGTAGTGCAGCTGATTTGAGTTATCTTGGTTTAATTGCACTTCAGCATAGAGGCCAAGAAAGTGCAGGCATTTGTGCAAATCACGAAGGAGAGTTTGATCTTCATAAAGGAATGGGTTTAGTAGAGAATGTTTTTAATGAAGAGGATCTTTTGAACTTGAAAGGTGAAATGGCAATTGGGCATGTTCGTTATTCAACTAGCGGCTCCAGTCATTTAGCAAATGCACAGCCTTTATTAATAAATAGTATTAAAGGAGATCTTGCTCTTGCCCATAATGGTAATGTAGCTAATGCAGAGACACTTAGGTATAATTTAGAAATGAATGGCTCAATATTTCATTCCACTTTAGATACTGAGGTGATTGCTCATCTAGTAGCAAGGGCTTTAGAGGATGATATCGTGGAAGCTCTAATCCAAAGTTTACACCAGCTTAAAGGTGCCTTTAGTATTGTTGCAATGACCAAAGATAGTCTTGTTGCAATAAGAGATCCAAAGGGTTTTAGACCTCTTTCAATTGGAAAAGCTGGTAACAGCTATATTGTTGCTTCAGAAAGCTGTGCTTTTGATATAGTTGGCGCAGAATTCGTTAGAGATGTAGAACCAGGTGAAGTTGTAATAATTAATGAAAATGGTTTAAAAAGCAGAAAATATAGTGGGTCTAAGGAAAGTAGTTTATGTGTATTTGAATATATTTATTTTGCCAGACCTGATAGTAATATAGAGGGTCAAAATGTTCTTTTAGCAAGAAAAGAAATGGGAAGACAACTTGCAAAAGAAATGGATTTAGAAGCTGACTTAGTAATACCAGTTCCAGATTCAGGAATTCCTGCAGCACTGGGTTTTGCCGAAGAATCAGAAATAGAATTTGCCCAGGGAATATTAAGAAATCGTTATGTAGGGCGGACTTTTATCCAGCCTTCTCAGGCAATTAGAGATCTTAAAGTAAGGCTTAAATTAGCTCCTATCAAAGAAATTATTGAGGGTAAAAAGGTTATTTTGATTGATGATTCAATTGTAAGGGGGACAACCAGCAAACAAATTATTTCAAGAATAAAAGAAGCTGGAGCAAGTGAAGTCCATATGGCAATTTCTTCACCTCCGGTAGAACACCCATGTTATTTTGGTTTAGATACTTCTCGTAGACAGGAGCTAATTGCCAGTAGAAATACGGTTGAAGAGATTGCAGAAAGCATAGGTGCGGTAAGTCTTCATTATCTTTCTCAAACAGGTATGCTTAAAGCAATTAATACTGATAAAAAATTAGGTTTTTGCACTGCCTGTTTTGATGGTGATTATCCAATTAGTAATAAATATTTAATTGAGGAGGAAAACTAG